In the Cryptococcus depauperatus CBS 7841 chromosome 4, complete sequence genome, CTCAGACTTCGTTACATGAAAAGATTTGCAGTTCTGGATGTTCCCATCGGCCGTCACGTATCCAACGATGCATGCTAGGCTTGGCTTCATGAGCTTCCGCTGTCGACGGGCTTTGGCAGTTAAGAATTTAACTCAGCAGTGGCTGGCCAGCTGCACCCTCTACGGAAAGTTGTGCTGGTCGCTTCTCGCATAGGGTATTTTAATCATCCGCTTCTCAAGTGACAAGGTTACGGAGAAAACCTTGCAGAGACAGAGATTCTATCTTCACCCTTAAAATCCCATTGTCCACAGCAGTGTCGTACTATATCGGCATCGCCCGCCGGTAAAGACCATGGTAAGTCCGATCCCACCAATGACCGCTGAACTATCATATAAATAGATGCACTATGTCATCAGTTTAATTGTGTTTGTTGGTATGGCGTGCCAGGTTCTGGCTTTATTTCTAGATGATTAATTTATGTTAAAAGTGTAAAACAAGCTCAGCATGATTCTGTCATCAGTGGCTTTGATGAAATATTACTTTTCACAATATCAAGAGGAAAGTTATGTGGCATGAGGATGAACAGCACACTAGATCAGTGTAGGCGGCACTGTAAGGCTGTTTTGATTACAGGCAATTGTCCTAGTTTAAATATATGTTGTGGTATTGGGCGAGGACTTCCGAGAATACCATAGATACACGCGAAACCAAACACGCACATCATAAGCGGTCAGAGGCTCCACCCAGAGACAACGTGACGACAAAAAAGACTTTGCGTATTATAATACATCATCTACAATTAAGCCGCACTTCCAAACACCGAAAATCGTCGGACGAGAGATGGACCATATTCTTGGTAATCCTCACGGCTGTGACTGACATTAAAGAATTCAGGCTACCCGTTGCAAGACTATCAGAAATGACCATGAGACAAAGACGCAACTCACGGTTGAGGCCATCAAGCTACCCCCGTACCATACCGCATATCTCTGTCTCTTGTGGGAAATCACGTTGACTTCGACACCGCTCGACTACCCCATACATTAGTCTCTAAACACCCTTGGCTCAGCTCACCTTCATCAAACTTCCAGACTTTTCCTCGCTACCCGCGATCCTGCCGTCCACAATAGCCTTGACGTCTCTTTGTAGCCTCTTGCCGAAGTCTTTGTACATTGTGGAGCCACCAGAAAGGACAATGTTCTTGTATAGTCCCCGTCGGACATCAATAGGGGATGTCTGAATGACATTGTCGACAACTTCAGGTAAGGGAGTAAGAAAATCAGAAGAATATATTTCGGggttgaaaaagatttcTGGGGCAAGGAAACGTTCATAGCCAATGTCAATGTCGTATTTCTACAATGAATTAGCATTTGCTGTCAAGCAAAATATTAGGACCAACCCTGCCAGTCACGCTGTGTTCCCCTGCAAACCGCGCAAAGTACTTGTAAGGATCCGCATCGTACTTTTTGAACTCCTTCACAATATCTTGACACACATAAGTGTAATCttctttgatcttttcgGCAACTCGAAGCTGATCTTCAGGGGGGATGTTGGCACTCTCTCCACGATCACGTAAGAGTTGCTGTACAAAGTATGTGATATCACGACCTGCAATGGGAATGTGCTTGATGGAGGAGCCAATGACATAGCCCTCAGCCTAGAAACGAGATAAGCGCGAGTCTCGAGTTATCCAGAGATTGGCACGCACAACAGGTATAGTGTGAGTGACACCGTCACCAGCGTCAATAACGACACCGGTAAGCGTCCGCTCATTGacttttgaagatgtcCAAGAAGCAGCTAGCGCCAATACCGCTTGGACAGCAATGTATCTTGCGATTTGTCAATAACACATCGAGGACTCTGTTGGTGCTCACAATCCTTGGACATTAAAAGACTCAAACATGATTTCGGCAGTATTTTCACGGTTCTCAGGAGGATTGAGAGGAGGCTCAGTCTGATTTCATTAAATATTCAGCTAAAGTTATTCGGGCAGAATGACTTGCACGCACCAAAAGGACGTAGTGGTCTTCTGGTTCGGCACGAAGATACTTGAAAATGGACTGTTCCCATAATCGCTCCATGTGGTCCCAATTCTCAATCATACCGTGCCGAATAGGATAATGAAGAGAATAAGTTCTGTTTCTTATCAGCGTAATTCGTGCTACAACATCATTCACGTACTTTGAGTTGGCAACTGCTTCGTCGCCAATGAAAAAGTCCAAGTCCTCGATACCCCTCTTGCTGGCAAGGTGAGATGGCTTTCCGGCGATGGGAGGAGGCGCGCGGCCTCCAGAGCCCCCCGACGACGATGCTGATCCACTGCCAGCAGATTGGTGGGTAGCGATAACTGTAGGAAACACAAAAGAGGGCTCTGAGTTGCCCGCAAAGCTATGATCTGGGTCAGCATGACCAACAAGCCATAGACATATATGGCTAACCCCATTTTGGTGTAGCCAGTACCATTATCAATGACAAGAGGAGCTTGACGAGAcatttttcttccaaagagttataatcaaaaaagaaaaaagataaaataCAACCTGATAGTGACGACACGCCGTGGTTGGAAGATAGGCGTGCCAAAAGTATCGGCGTGCCTATTTACTATTGCTATTAATCTTTCAATAATTCTATTTGCATTAAATAATCTTTTTTAACTtaagaaaagatattttcaaaattaTTACAGCTGCTTTTATATGTGGACTCGGAGTGGGTCCGTGCGTTGGACGTTGAATGAGTAAAGTCACGGAATTCTCACTGACAATTTTTCTcacttttcaatcttgactTCCATTTCAAAAGCTGATAATTATAATCAGTGTATCAGAAAtgactttttgtttttggaatTGTGTAGCGCCATTTGACGACgaggagaggagaaggaagagctCCTTAAAAACAGTGAGTGAATAGATAATTATCTTGGTCTTACCTGGTGCCAGCCTCCCATCATCAACCTTATCCCTGCAACTCCTTCTATTCACCAGCGTACTGGCAGTGACTACTCCCCGTGCGAGGCTCACGAATTTAGCGGCATGATGTCCAAGGAACATGTTGTCGAGGATGTCATTCACCAATCTCCAACGCCAACTTCACGTGTATCACCTGCCGCTATGGACTGGACTAGACGCATCAGTAGCTTTTTGACTTCTAATAAGACCCCTCAAAACCCTCAACAACCCAATTCCGATGGGACTGGTACAGTATACCTTGCGCGACATTACGATTGTCCCAACGATCCCTTTGAATCGAGGATAGATACGGCCAGTACAGTAGAGCTCGGTCCGCTATGTTGGCTTTCGGAAGACGGCAACGAAACTAGCAAAGGTAACGAAAACAATAGAGCTTCAAGCTTCCACAAGGAACGCGAACAGAGTCAAGACCAAAGCCATGCCACAGATTTATCTGCCGAGAGCAAGAACTTTCAAGAGCAAGCGAGAATTCAAGAAAGCGACAAGTGTCTTTCCAATAGTACCGATCGTTACAGCGGCGACTCGTGCGCCTCTGAAGAATCTCAAGCAGTCTCAGACACTCCAACCCATGTGGACCCCGAAGCATCTCTTTGAAGCATTTCCCTGATGTCACCTTTGTATCCAATATACGGCGCCgcttcttttgttttcattcAACACAAACCCAaactttttgtctttgtatGCAAAGCAAACGATCCCGGCTTCAGATTTGCTCGACTTTCAAGTCTTTAGCGCCCCATCATCAAGTCTTTACAACTCTTGATCAAGCAAACGCATTTCTTTGTCATCTGTATTCATTCTTGTAGTTTGTAGCCATATCATATATCACAGCCTCATGTTTTGGAGATTGGATGTATACTTGTCACATTCAATGCCAGCGTTGGCGCGAACGCAGCTGCATAATCTGTTATATTCAAGAATATTGCGGAAAAGTGTCGTTTATTGGGAAAACTCCAAAAATTAAATATTAAAATCACTAGGCACGACTTACTAATGTGGAGGTTGACTTTTATAGTGGAAttgaacaagatataaaaagatgaataaTTCTGAAAAGTGAACTTTCTTCATTCATTACTCCAATAGATTTCTATCTAAAATGCCGAATTTTTTGTCGCTTTCAAGGCCTCTATCGTCTACCATCCTGTCGACCAGTCTCACCAGGGGTATAGCAAATACCATTCCTCCTCTCCCCCCGTTCACTGCAGAAACCGCTCACAGGTATGTCCCTCTTGAACTATGATTTAGACACACGCTTATCACTAGGCCaatatgaagaaaagtTAAAGCGGCTCAAGACAAATGGAGTCTGTATCCCTTGTTTATGATCACGTCCGTCCGTAATGACCGTTTAGCCAAGACACCAAAACAGCCCATCTGATTTCACCAGCCTATACGCCAGACTCTGTTTGGCGCAATCGCGATGAATTTTTCGCTGGCACTGCCGAAATTGAGGCGTTTTTGACGAGAAaatggcaaaaagagagaaattacagcttgagaaaagagttgTTTGCTTTTAGCGACAACAAAATGTATACAATTGTAAGATTCAAGAAAATCTTGGACTAATGAGTGAAATACAGTGCCGTAGAGTTTTGGTACGAGTACTCTGAAAAGGACGATCTCAACAGTCAGTGGTATCGGACATATGGTATTGAGCATTGGGCAAGTTTTTGATCTGTGTCTGGGCACAACTGACATCAAGATAGGTATTCGCCAACGATGGCAGAATGAAGAGTCGACAAATGAGTGGCAACACAATTAAAATTTCGCAAAATGAACGATGGTTCAAGGATGGCGTGGATGTCAATATGGGTCAAGTACCCAAAGGCCATATCTCCCTCAAAGATTAGCTCAGTGCATAAATAAAGTGAGCAACACAGTTGTGATGCACAAGACGGTTGCATGATCTACGATATTACCCTAGAGGCCCACGAGACCTTTATGCTTTTGATAATCATGATTGAACATATTATGATATACTTGGTGTTTTGATATCAGTCTTCAGCCTTTAGACTGCAGGGGACTCAGAGTGACCATTGGCTTCCCTAGTCCCAACGACAGCTCTTCGGGCAAGCGAGGCCTTATTGAGGTTGTCAAGTATGTCAACAGTCATCTCCCAATCAACACAAGCTGTAGTTTATATCAATAACCAAGCCGTTTTATATGAATAAGAACACTCACCATCAGTGATGGAAACACCATACTCGAGATTATCTTTTCCCTTGTCACTACTCTGTTTCCCACCCTTGAGATTGCTCTCGAACATGATACCAGTTATACCAGTCTCACCTGCAGCAATCTGTTCAGCAAGATTGGCTGCAACTTTGGGTTGGTTGAGGTGGTTTTTGGAAGAGTTGCCGTGGGAACAGTCGACCATGACGGAAGCAAAGGTGTCATGATTCTTGGCCCGCATGGCAGACAATGCTTTTTGAACGTGCTCAGAACTGACCATTAAATCAGCATCTCAATGTATTCCATAGTTACTACTCGAACGTACGAGTAATTGGGACCGCTATTACCGCCTCTCAATATAACATGGCAATCTCTATTACCAGAAGTCTTGACAATGCTCGCCATACCCTGAGAATTAATACCCATAAAGCAATGAGGATGAGAGGCTGATTGCATAGCGTCAATAGCAACGCCAACAGAACCATCGGTGCCGTTCTTGAAACCAATAGGAAAAGAGACGCCAGAGGCAAGCTCCCGATGAAGCTGTGACTCGGTTGTTCGGGCACCAATGGCACCCCAAGTGATGAGATCAGCGATAAATTGTGGAGAGATCGTGTCGAGGAGCTCGCATCCAACGGGCATTCCCATTTCGTTGATATCGCACAACAATTCTCGAGCCATCCTCAAACCTTTGTTAATCTTGAAAGTCCCGTCAATATCAGGATCATTGATAAGACCTTTCCAACCAACAGTTGTCCGAGGCTTTTCGCTAGATTGCGACCATCAGTAACACATAGAACGTTTACTTAAACAGACAACAGACAAGTAAACTCTCATGACAATTTCCAATCCAGGCCaccttccttcttgaaCTTCCTTTCTCAGGCGAGATGCATACTCTTTTGCTTGCTCAACATCATGAATACTACAGGGACCAACGATCACCAATAATCGAGACAGGGGGTCGGTACCCTTAATAATTGAAGAGGTGTTTCGTCGAGCGGCAGAGATGGCTTTTGAAGCAGCAGTGGGAACTGGAAGATCATGTCGGAGGAGCTCAGGAGGAATAAGTGGGTTGTACTACATCGTTAAAACGTGCGTAAGCGTATAGATTTGCCTCCAGCAGGTATTAGACGTACGCCAGTGACCTTGCGGTCGCCAAGAGTCCTACTACGCTCTGGAGAAGGGGTACTAGACATGTCTTTTAGTGGTTGTGGGATGTT is a window encoding:
- a CDS encoding 3-deoxy-7-phosphoheptulonate synthase; translated protein: MSSTPSPERSRTLGDRKVTGYNPLIPPELLRHDLPVPTAASKAISAARRNTSSIIKGTDPLSRLLVIVGPCSIHDVEQAKEYASRLRKEVQEGRWPGLEIVMRVYFEKPRTTVGWKGLINDPDIDGTFKINKGLRMARELLCDINEMGMPVGCELLDTISPQFIADLITWGAIGARTTESQLHRELASGVSFPIGFKNGTDGSVGVAIDAMQSASHPHCFMGINSQGMASIVKTSGNRDCHVILRGGNSGPNYSSEHVQKALSAMRAKNHDTFASVMVDCSHGNSSKNHLNQPKVAANLAEQIAAGETGITGIMFESNLKGGKQSSDKGKDNLEYGVSITDACVDWEMTVDILDNLNKASLARRAVVGTREANGHSESPAV